From Desulfovibrio aminophilus, one genomic window encodes:
- the ruvB gene encoding Holliday junction branch migration DNA helicase RuvB: MTRCANIDDTIRPSRLADFIGHDDLRANLEVFVRAARERGKALDHTLFYGNPGLGKTTLAQIMASEMGVNIISTSGPVMERTGDLAAILTNLSKNDILFIDEIHRMPPSVEEVLYPAMEDNKIDLIIGAGPGARTVKIDLEPFTLVGATTRIGLLTSPLRDRFGCIFRLDFYTPGDLARIVSRAARILEIGITDEGALAIGGRSRGTPRIANRLLRRVRDFAHVQGRKDVDREMAELALDRLDVDPHGLDQMDRKILSVVIDQFGGGPVGAKTLAVACSEEVRTIEDIYEPYLIQCGFLKRTPRGRVATAKAYQHVKAARESDGGLI, from the coding sequence GACGACACCATCAGGCCCAGCCGCCTGGCCGATTTCATCGGCCACGACGATCTGCGCGCCAACCTGGAGGTCTTCGTGCGCGCGGCCAGGGAGCGGGGCAAGGCGCTGGACCACACGCTCTTCTACGGCAACCCGGGCCTGGGCAAGACCACCCTGGCCCAGATCATGGCCTCGGAGATGGGCGTGAACATCATCTCCACCTCCGGGCCGGTCATGGAGCGCACCGGCGACCTGGCCGCCATCCTGACGAACCTCTCCAAGAACGACATCCTGTTCATCGACGAGATCCACCGCATGCCCCCCAGCGTGGAGGAGGTCCTCTATCCGGCCATGGAGGACAACAAGATCGACCTGATCATCGGCGCGGGCCCCGGCGCGCGCACGGTGAAGATCGACCTGGAGCCCTTCACCCTGGTGGGGGCCACCACGCGCATCGGCCTGCTCACCTCGCCCCTGCGCGACCGCTTCGGCTGCATCTTCCGCCTGGATTTCTACACCCCCGGCGACCTGGCGCGCATCGTCAGCCGCGCCGCGCGCATCCTGGAGATCGGCATCACCGACGAGGGCGCGCTGGCCATCGGCGGCCGCAGCCGGGGCACCCCGCGCATCGCCAATCGCCTCCTGCGCCGCGTGCGCGACTTCGCCCACGTCCAGGGCCGCAAGGATGTGGACCGCGAAATGGCCGAGCTGGCCCTGGACCGCCTGGACGTGGACCCGCACGGCCTGGACCAGATGGACCGCAAGATCCTCTCCGTGGTCATCGATCAGTTCGGCGGCGGGCCGGTGGGGGCCAAGACCCTGGCCGTGGCCTGCTCCGAGGAGGTCAGGACCATCGAGGACATCTACGAGCCCTACCTCATCCAGTGCGGCTTCCTGAAGCGCACCCCGCGCGGCCGCGTGGCCACGGCCAAGGCCTACCAGCATGTCAAGGCCGCGCGCGAGTCCGATGGCGGCCTGATCTAG
- a CDS encoding glycine betaine/L-proline ABC transporter ATP-binding protein has protein sequence MPQIAIQGVYKIFGPEPEKALALLRRGADKAEVLEKTGHGVGLNNVSFEVEKGEIVVVMGLSGSGKSTLIRCVNRLLEPTAGSILVDGRDVTALGRDELRRLRQVKMGMVFQNFALFPHRSVLRNVEYGLEVGGIDPATRREKALEALELVGLKGWEDALPRQLSGGMQQRVGLARALALSPDILLMDEAFSALDPLIRGDMQDELLGLQERMRKTILFISHDLDEALKLGDRIVLMRDGAVVQVGSPEDILTNPADEYVARFVENVDISKVLTAESVMRRSEAVAHRRTDGPRAALRKMRNAGISSLFVVEGERRLAGLVTAEDAARASEVGQRTLEDILRRDIRTVGLETPASELIQILHDLPYPLAVTDDAGHFRGVIVRGALLGALAEGRTAA, from the coding sequence ATGCCCCAGATCGCCATTCAGGGGGTCTACAAGATTTTCGGACCGGAGCCGGAAAAGGCCCTGGCCCTATTGCGCCGAGGCGCGGACAAGGCCGAGGTGCTGGAGAAGACCGGCCACGGCGTCGGCCTGAACAACGTCTCCTTCGAGGTGGAGAAGGGCGAGATCGTCGTGGTCATGGGTCTGTCCGGCAGCGGCAAGTCCACGCTCATCCGCTGCGTGAACCGCCTGCTGGAGCCCACGGCCGGGTCCATCCTGGTGGACGGCCGGGACGTCACGGCGCTCGGCCGCGACGAACTGCGCCGCCTGCGGCAGGTCAAGATGGGCATGGTCTTCCAGAACTTCGCCCTCTTTCCCCACCGCAGCGTGCTCCGCAATGTGGAGTACGGCCTGGAGGTCGGCGGAATCGATCCCGCGACGCGCCGGGAAAAGGCCTTGGAGGCCTTGGAACTGGTCGGGCTCAAGGGCTGGGAGGACGCGCTCCCGCGCCAGCTCTCGGGCGGCATGCAGCAGCGCGTGGGACTGGCCCGGGCCCTGGCCCTTTCGCCGGACATCCTGCTCATGGACGAGGCCTTCAGCGCCCTGGATCCGCTTATCCGCGGCGACATGCAGGACGAACTGCTCGGCCTGCAGGAGCGCATGCGCAAGACCATCCTGTTCATCAGCCACGACCTGGACGAGGCCCTCAAGCTGGGCGACCGGATCGTGCTCATGCGCGACGGCGCGGTGGTCCAGGTGGGCTCGCCCGAGGACATCCTGACCAACCCGGCCGACGAGTACGTGGCGCGTTTCGTGGAGAACGTGGACATCTCCAAGGTGCTCACCGCCGAGTCGGTCATGCGCCGGTCCGAGGCCGTGGCTCACCGCCGCACGGACGGTCCCCGCGCCGCCTTGCGCAAGATGCGCAACGCGGGCATCTCCAGCCTCTTCGTGGTCGAGGGGGAGCGCCGCCTGGCGGGCCTGGTCACGGCCGAGGACGCGGCCCGGGCCTCCGAGGTCGGCCAGCGGACCCTGGAGGACATCCTGCGCCGCGACATCCGCACCGTGGGCCTGGAGACTCCGGCCTCGGAACTCATCCAGATTCTGCACGACCTGCCCTATCCCCTGGCCGTGACCGACGATGCCGGGCACTTCCGGGGCGTCATCGTGCGCGGGGCCCTGCTGGGCGCCCTGGCCGAAGGGAGGACCGCCGCGTGA